Proteins encoded in a region of the Neodiprion virginianus isolate iyNeoVirg1 chromosome 2, iyNeoVirg1.1, whole genome shotgun sequence genome:
- the LOC124298181 gene encoding ADP-ribosylation factor-like protein 6-interacting protein 1, whose amino-acid sequence MPDTPAAEKDKQMKQLKRRMECWREVILPLNSILLWEQSWHPGLILGLTTSTFLLMWFMEPAILTVISVGLLIMALSDYLGPILISTFCSTNSWTGQKERKLDEICQRLSHAITQLQSIWRTALWARTNHANMYYGVITAVLLGFALIGNTVNNLFLMYVIVNSLLLLPGLRHNGRMQKPIKLICSYLTRPKMS is encoded by the exons ATGCCAGATACGCCAGCCGCCGAAAAG GACAAACAAATGAAACAACTGAAGCGACGCATGGAGTGTTGGCGAGAGGTTATTCTACCCTTGAATTCAATACTCCTCTGGGAACAGTCCTGGCATCCAGGTCTCATTCTTGGTCTCACAACTTCTACTTTTCT GTTGATGTGGTTCATGGAGCCTGCCATACTTACAGTCATTTCTGTAGGTCTATTAATAATGGCATTGAGCGATTATCTGGGACCAATattgatttcgacattttgctcCACAAATAGTTGGACAGGACAAAAAGAACGTAAACTAGATGAAATCTGCCAAAGATTATCTCATGCTATAACTCAGTTGCAAAGTATATGGAGAACAGCATTATGGGCACGTACTAATCATGCCAACATG TACTATGGAGTAATAACAGCTGTACTGCTTGGATTTGCATTGATTGGAAACACAGTCAACAATTTGTTCCTGATGTATGTCATAG TAAACAGTCTCCTTCTTCTACCAGGCCTCAGACATAACGGAAGGATGCAAAAACCTATTAAACTTATATGCAGCTATCTGACGCGTCCCAAGATGTCTTAA